In a genomic window of Taylorella equigenitalis ATCC 35865:
- a CDS encoding bifunctional tRNA (adenosine(37)-N6)-threonylcarbamoyltransferase complex dimerization subunit type 1 TsaB/ribosomal protein alanine acetyltransferase RimI codes for MYLISIENAVSPASIALDFKGSVHPVEIKLDANLSQSEAMIPAIDSLLNRYKIDKNQLEGVVFSQGPGAFTGIRVAAGIAQGISLGLNIPLIGVNSLESTAFHFAKEIQGFIFVLNDARMDEVYLGGFFVDSAKRLHEVLEPLLLQKDIALPYIDSLMDGLRLQMKMTSEAHHFNDYTLVGDAAEYFPDVKFLYHKTCAIDLIEFAKASIKNSFTQLGRKNKDNIFEVPLPIYLRKKVAFTSSERKKGYGGNPKSETPEIPQNIMQYSKLAQRFRDAGVVVKPMALEAIDEVHELDVKVHVTPWSRESFYSAFYNDDYKNITLYKDGKLIGVAVQLLYPEESHLMTIGIDSAYRNKGYAKLLMDLMHLYALDQKFKLKNEHYQQILEVRVTNNSAIELYKKYGYEQIGYRKGYYELPDGTKEDGIVYAKRI; via the coding sequence ATGTATTTAATATCAATTGAAAATGCCGTGTCTCCAGCTAGCATTGCCCTAGACTTTAAGGGCAGTGTACATCCAGTAGAAATCAAACTTGATGCAAATCTGAGCCAGTCAGAAGCTATGATACCAGCAATTGATAGTCTTCTAAATAGGTACAAGATAGATAAAAATCAATTAGAAGGGGTGGTATTTTCTCAAGGTCCAGGTGCATTTACCGGTATAAGAGTGGCTGCTGGTATCGCTCAAGGGATTTCTCTTGGGTTGAATATACCTTTAATAGGTGTTAATTCTCTAGAATCAACTGCATTTCATTTTGCAAAAGAAATTCAAGGATTCATTTTCGTACTTAATGATGCGAGGATGGACGAAGTTTATCTTGGGGGATTTTTCGTAGACAGTGCGAAAAGACTGCATGAAGTTTTAGAACCTCTACTATTGCAAAAAGACATAGCACTACCTTATATTGATTCATTAATGGACGGTCTTAGACTTCAAATGAAGATGACTTCAGAAGCACACCATTTTAATGACTATACTCTAGTAGGTGATGCTGCTGAATATTTTCCAGACGTAAAATTCCTATATCACAAAACCTGTGCAATTGATTTAATTGAATTTGCAAAAGCATCTATTAAAAACAGTTTTACACAGTTAGGTAGAAAAAATAAAGATAATATTTTTGAGGTCCCATTGCCTATATACCTTAGGAAAAAGGTTGCATTTACTAGCTCTGAGAGAAAGAAGGGGTATGGGGGAAATCCTAAAAGTGAAACACCAGAAATTCCCCAAAATATAATGCAATACTCAAAGCTTGCTCAAAGATTTAGGGATGCTGGTGTTGTAGTGAAACCGATGGCTTTAGAGGCTATTGATGAAGTACACGAACTAGATGTAAAAGTTCATGTAACCCCCTGGTCACGAGAATCTTTTTATAGTGCTTTTTATAATGATGACTATAAGAATATAACTCTTTATAAGGATGGTAAATTGATTGGTGTAGCAGTTCAATTACTTTACCCTGAGGAATCACACCTTATGACTATCGGTATAGATAGTGCATATAGAAATAAAGGGTATGCAAAGCTTTTAATGGACCTTATGCATCTATATGCACTTGATCAAAAATTTAAATTGAAAAATGAACACTATCAACAAATCCTTGAAGTTAGGGTGACGAATAATTCTGCAATTGAGCTCTATAAAAAATATGGATATGAGCAGATAGGGTACCGTAAAGGATATTATGAGCTTCCAGATGGAACTAAAGAAGATGGAATTGTCTATGCGAAAAGAATTTAA
- a CDS encoding uracil-DNA glycosylase family protein, producing the protein MRKEFNSNQIQWLKQLGVDGLWGQNFNVKVHHEAQPKVQIESKVPNSQVFASQISAGLPVGQISVKRLGIASKESQNFNSQSFQDEVESVPEVVSSTEKHAIDSIKSLDELYFWYIKTYRDWGYAEDEHDLIKTVPKDLTNVKLMVFEESPSMEDILVSTQFVGKPGTLLKNMLSQLSLSLDEIYTTSVYKTDMTAPDEESRDLLVIEAFKKEIELVDPQVIWCFDRSVLFKFLNNKKITIDQVRFNLSLNNKYYPIICSLNPRILISNPVQKKDAWRGLNLIAQELQNNHL; encoded by the coding sequence ATGCGAAAAGAATTTAATTCGAACCAAATTCAATGGTTAAAGCAGCTAGGCGTAGACGGTCTTTGGGGACAGAATTTCAATGTTAAAGTTCATCATGAAGCACAACCCAAAGTTCAAATTGAATCGAAAGTCCCTAACTCGCAAGTCTTTGCGTCCCAAATATCTGCTGGATTACCCGTCGGACAAATTTCAGTTAAAAGATTGGGCATTGCCTCCAAGGAATCTCAAAATTTTAATTCACAATCATTTCAAGATGAAGTTGAGTCTGTACCTGAGGTTGTTTCATCTACAGAAAAGCATGCTATTGATTCAATCAAATCTCTAGACGAACTTTATTTTTGGTATATCAAAACTTATAGGGATTGGGGCTATGCGGAAGATGAGCATGACCTAATTAAAACTGTACCTAAGGACTTAACTAATGTAAAACTTATGGTTTTTGAGGAGAGTCCGTCAATGGAGGATATATTAGTAAGTACTCAGTTCGTTGGAAAGCCAGGGACTCTTTTAAAAAATATGCTTTCTCAACTTAGCTTAAGCTTAGATGAGATTTATACAACTTCAGTGTACAAAACTGATATGACGGCACCAGATGAAGAGAGTAGAGATTTACTGGTCATAGAAGCATTTAAAAAAGAGATCGAGTTAGTAGATCCGCAAGTTATATGGTGTTTTGATAGATCAGTATTATTTAAATTTTTGAATAATAAAAAAATCACTATAGATCAGGTTCGATTTAATTTATCTTTAAACAACAAATATTATCCAATAATATGTAGTTTAAACCCACGCATCTTAATTTCTAATCCAGTTCAGAAAAAGGATGCTTGGAGGGGTTTAAACTTAATTGCACAGGAACTTCAAAACAATCATTTATGA
- a CDS encoding ATP-binding protein: protein MPLEQFEYKHPKKISLGLFTRAFLFLFLTGLISLLIWLGAVLYGQHGHKALVISNRVMSAYNLSANALNYVKPELQHIFIDKFNTLGDIEISERFDSDVIKPIPHTRLWRIIEADLREKIDDKNLIISPEVNGVKGLWVSMDIPFEGEDHKFWIFISTILFRNVVISNWFAWIITALIISVLGSYLHTKVFLQPLEKILEIFKAIKTNKTPPRLDTSKGSPEVIDLYTTINNTLDHLRDINSNRDIMLKGLSHDIRTPLTRIRLEVEMSGIDEEAKNNIDTDLKQIDRIMHQISEYSNALPTENNDALNISEAIELFCHAEEVMINAVGGKFYYSIEPNLYSKISEVNLNRILGNLIDNAIKYAKQPNRTLVITLNCYRKLSDIIIEVKDNGPGLNTDELWRLMKPFERGDPARSGVKGSGLGLPIVDKLTKSVNGNFEVLKNLPVGLLCRVTLKSKGRPR, encoded by the coding sequence ATGCCATTGGAACAATTTGAATATAAACATCCTAAAAAAATTTCTCTTGGCTTATTTACAAGAGCCTTTCTATTTCTATTTTTAACGGGTCTTATTTCCCTTCTAATTTGGCTAGGTGCTGTTCTTTACGGACAGCACGGTCATAAAGCTTTAGTTATAAGTAACAGGGTAATGAGTGCCTACAATTTATCTGCAAACGCACTTAATTATGTAAAGCCTGAACTTCAGCATATCTTTATAGACAAGTTCAATACTCTCGGTGATATTGAAATTAGTGAAAGATTTGATTCTGACGTTATAAAGCCAATTCCTCACACACGTTTATGGAGAATCATTGAAGCTGACCTTAGAGAGAAAATTGATGATAAAAATCTAATAATTTCACCTGAAGTAAATGGAGTAAAAGGGCTGTGGGTAAGTATGGATATCCCATTTGAGGGAGAAGACCATAAATTTTGGATTTTTATCTCAACAATATTGTTTAGAAACGTTGTTATCTCAAACTGGTTTGCGTGGATTATTACTGCTTTAATAATTTCTGTATTAGGCTCTTATTTGCATACAAAGGTATTTCTTCAACCCTTAGAAAAAATACTTGAGATTTTTAAAGCCATTAAGACAAATAAAACACCTCCTAGATTAGATACATCAAAAGGATCTCCTGAGGTTATCGATTTGTATACTACTATCAATAACACTCTCGATCATCTACGAGACATCAATTCAAATAGGGACATTATGTTAAAAGGACTCTCACATGACATAAGAACCCCTCTTACACGTATAAGACTAGAAGTTGAAATGTCTGGTATTGATGAAGAAGCTAAAAATAACATAGATACCGATTTAAAACAGATTGATAGAATAATGCATCAAATTTCGGAGTACTCTAATGCATTGCCAACAGAAAATAATGATGCTTTGAATATATCTGAAGCTATTGAGTTATTTTGTCATGCCGAGGAAGTTATGATTAATGCCGTGGGTGGGAAATTCTATTACAGTATTGAGCCTAACCTATATTCAAAAATTTCTGAAGTTAATCTAAATCGTATTTTAGGTAATCTAATCGATAATGCTATTAAGTACGCAAAACAACCAAACAGAACTTTAGTCATAACCTTGAATTGTTATAGAAAACTAAGCGACATAATTATAGAAGTTAAGGATAACGGACCAGGACTGAATACAGATGAATTATGGCGTCTTATGAAACCTTTCGAACGGGGTGATCCAGCTAGGTCTGGAGTAAAAGGTTCTGGTTTGGGTCTGCCTATAGTAGATAAGTTAACAAAATCAGTAAATGGCAACTTTGAAGTACTAAAAAACCTGCCTGTGGGACTTTTGTGCAGGGTGACGCTTAAGTCTAAAGGAAGACCTAGATAG
- the smc gene encoding chromosome segregation protein SMC, translating into MRLTHIKLSGFKSFVETTDIAIPSNLVGVVGPNGCGKSNIIDAVRWVLGESKASELRGESMQDVIFNGSTNRKPAGRCSVELVFDNADGRLQGQWSSYTEISIKRVLTRDGSSSYFINNQNVRRKDVYDVFLGTGLGSRGYAIIGQGMINRIIEAKPEEMRVYLEEVAGVSRYKERRRETENRLSDTHENLQRVEDIESELDKQIDKLNVQSEVASKYNLLTSEAQKMEHVFWFLKEANALSEQVSIKEKLASSSTELEKLMSNIQNIELEVENKRLAYQSISDSLREVQGEFYEANNTVTKLEAESKHLTDAKVRLNDQNKQIEEKLKQWNDQVSFLESELNKISQEIISKKDLVEEKKKSEISLSAGLPELESIAHKSSKSKDVQRSEIGKQEQKIAIIRQKIQDLDRNKSRLSSKLESLKKEKTNLEIPQSDGSVQLEEQINTLKTKYKKFETEYFDLEESLASAATKVNDTRTQADEDLKVYSQNSAKLQALKNLQNEIQSKGALEAWLRKNNLSNSKRLWQDLHIEPGWEVALESVLRERLVGVEVENLDDVKQYLASKPPARFSFYKKCKEFTEIKNNNFVSLFSKLKVYDQDLKNSLSRWLDGVYVIENLDLFDAEILKLNVGENLVSKNGHIVDPTGVLLYAPENEQAGILARQQEIENLEKLVKALKLQSDQSHEKLEEYLGESKKFQNLLNESRTELTKLTNQIHGLEINLNTQKSKLEQALMMNERLDRELNEAQTQINEVEKSLVSHESNLENDEQVLTKLKDKFRELQNESAQKYDEYNVLMKKVQTVRSEIREANLIISSLETRKTELERNKGIATKQIESLTIEKERLNNDLLGFDEGACESALQEALGLREQKSKHLNEIKISLDNVAFELKATDENRLRISHQIDPLRETITKLQLSEQAARIQAQQFSEKLEEAQVDRAQLKNELTELSAEWGKVTWLQAQIGNRHKQIEALGAVNLAALEELEQAKERKLFLVKQIDDLQEAIDTLEEAINKIDAETRELLSDTFEQANSHFADMFPKLFGGGEAKLRMIGDQILSSGIEVMAHPPGKRNTSIHLLSGGEKALTAIALVFALFKLNPAPFCLLDEVDAPLDDANTERYADLVSEMSKDIQFVFISHNKIAMQMAHQLIGVTQQEQGVSRIVAVDIDSAVKLVDS; encoded by the coding sequence GTGAGATTAACACATATTAAACTTTCAGGTTTCAAATCTTTTGTAGAAACTACAGACATTGCCATCCCTAGTAATTTAGTTGGTGTCGTTGGACCTAACGGATGCGGAAAATCAAATATTATCGATGCGGTTAGATGGGTTTTAGGTGAGAGCAAAGCCTCAGAACTTCGGGGCGAGTCTATGCAGGATGTTATTTTTAATGGCTCTACTAATCGTAAGCCAGCAGGGCGATGTTCTGTTGAATTAGTGTTTGACAATGCGGACGGACGCCTGCAAGGGCAATGGAGTTCATACACTGAAATTTCAATAAAACGTGTATTAACACGTGATGGTTCGAGTAGTTACTTTATCAATAATCAAAATGTTAGACGTAAAGATGTATATGATGTTTTTCTAGGCACAGGTCTAGGTTCAAGGGGGTATGCGATTATTGGTCAGGGTATGATTAATCGCATTATTGAGGCAAAACCTGAAGAGATGCGAGTTTATCTTGAGGAAGTTGCTGGTGTTTCTAGATATAAAGAAAGAAGAAGGGAAACTGAAAATCGTTTATCAGACACTCACGAAAACTTACAAAGGGTAGAAGACATCGAGTCCGAACTTGATAAACAAATTGATAAATTAAATGTTCAATCTGAGGTGGCTTCAAAATACAACCTTCTAACCTCAGAAGCTCAAAAAATGGAGCATGTCTTTTGGTTTCTAAAAGAAGCAAATGCATTAAGTGAACAGGTTTCTATAAAAGAAAAATTAGCAAGTAGTTCCACAGAACTTGAGAAGCTAATGTCTAATATACAGAATATAGAACTCGAAGTAGAGAATAAACGCTTGGCTTATCAGTCTATAAGTGACAGTTTAAGAGAGGTCCAAGGCGAATTCTATGAGGCTAATAATACCGTTACTAAACTTGAAGCGGAAAGTAAGCACCTAACAGATGCCAAAGTTCGACTTAATGATCAAAATAAACAAATTGAAGAAAAACTTAAGCAGTGGAATGATCAAGTTAGTTTTTTAGAAAGTGAACTAAACAAAATTTCCCAAGAAATCATAAGTAAAAAAGATTTAGTAGAAGAAAAAAAGAAATCGGAAATTTCGCTTTCAGCTGGATTGCCTGAACTAGAGAGCATTGCCCACAAATCATCTAAAAGTAAGGATGTACAAAGATCTGAGATAGGTAAACAGGAACAAAAAATAGCCATAATTAGACAAAAAATACAAGACTTAGATCGCAACAAAAGTAGATTATCTTCGAAATTAGAATCTCTTAAAAAAGAGAAAACTAATCTAGAAATTCCACAATCCGATGGGTCAGTACAGCTTGAAGAGCAAATAAATACCCTAAAAACAAAATATAAAAAATTCGAAACTGAGTACTTTGATTTGGAAGAGTCTTTAGCTTCAGCTGCTACTAAAGTTAACGATACTAGAACACAGGCTGATGAGGATTTAAAAGTATATTCGCAAAATAGTGCAAAGTTACAAGCTCTAAAAAACCTCCAAAATGAAATTCAATCAAAAGGTGCTCTTGAAGCTTGGCTTAGAAAAAATAATCTTTCTAATTCTAAACGTTTATGGCAGGACTTACATATAGAGCCTGGTTGGGAGGTTGCTCTAGAGTCGGTTCTTAGAGAGAGACTGGTAGGAGTTGAAGTTGAAAATCTAGACGATGTAAAGCAGTATTTAGCTAGTAAACCGCCTGCAAGATTTAGTTTTTATAAAAAATGTAAAGAGTTTACGGAAATAAAAAACAATAATTTTGTATCTTTATTTTCAAAACTAAAAGTATATGATCAAGATTTAAAAAATTCACTTAGTAGATGGCTTGATGGTGTCTATGTTATAGAGAATCTAGATTTGTTTGATGCTGAAATTCTTAAACTTAATGTAGGGGAGAACTTAGTTAGTAAAAACGGTCATATTGTTGACCCTACTGGTGTTTTGCTATATGCCCCTGAAAATGAGCAGGCAGGTATACTTGCAAGACAACAGGAAATCGAGAATCTGGAAAAACTTGTTAAAGCTCTTAAATTGCAATCCGATCAGTCTCATGAGAAATTAGAAGAGTATTTAGGGGAATCGAAGAAATTTCAAAATTTATTAAACGAGTCTCGAACTGAGTTGACTAAATTAACAAATCAAATACATGGGCTCGAGATTAATCTCAACACTCAGAAAAGCAAACTCGAACAAGCATTAATGATGAATGAGCGTTTGGATAGAGAGTTAAATGAAGCACAAACGCAAATAAACGAAGTTGAGAAATCACTTGTATCTCATGAGTCGAATCTTGAAAATGACGAACAAGTTCTCACCAAATTAAAAGATAAATTTAGAGAGCTTCAAAATGAAAGTGCTCAAAAATACGACGAGTACAACGTTTTGATGAAAAAAGTTCAAACGGTAAGATCGGAAATACGTGAGGCAAATTTAATTATTAGCTCATTAGAAACAAGAAAGACTGAGCTTGAGAGAAATAAGGGCATTGCCACCAAACAAATTGAAAGCCTAACTATTGAAAAAGAAAGATTAAACAATGATTTGCTTGGGTTTGATGAAGGGGCTTGTGAAAGTGCACTACAAGAAGCTTTAGGTCTTAGAGAGCAAAAGTCTAAGCATCTCAATGAAATTAAAATTTCACTTGATAATGTGGCATTTGAACTAAAAGCTACGGACGAAAATAGACTTAGAATATCGCATCAAATTGACCCTTTGCGTGAGACCATCACAAAATTGCAGTTGAGTGAACAAGCGGCTCGCATTCAAGCTCAGCAATTTTCTGAAAAATTAGAAGAAGCTCAAGTGGATAGAGCTCAGTTGAAAAACGAATTAACAGAGCTTTCTGCGGAATGGGGTAAAGTAACTTGGCTCCAAGCACAAATTGGAAATAGGCATAAACAGATTGAGGCACTTGGTGCGGTGAATCTTGCGGCTTTAGAGGAGTTAGAACAAGCTAAGGAAAGAAAACTATTTCTTGTTAAACAAATTGATGATTTACAGGAAGCTATTGATACCCTAGAGGAAGCTATAAATAAAATTGATGCAGAAACTCGTGAATTATTATCCGATACATTTGAGCAGGCAAATAGTCATTTTGCAGATATGTTTCCTAAGTTATTCGGTGGTGGCGAAGCTAAACTTCGAATGATTGGGGATCAGATTTTAAGCTCGGGGATTGAGGTTATGGCACATCCTCCAGGAAAAAGAAATACTTCAATCCATTTACTGTCTGGAGGTGAGAAAGCTCTTACAGCCATAGCTTTGGTATTTGCTTTGTTTAAGCTAAACCCTGCTCCATTTTGCTTACTTGATGAGGTTGATGCCCCGTTGGATGACGCTAATACAGAGCGTTACGCAGATTTGGTATCTGAAATGAGCAAGGATATTCAGTTTGTATTTATATCGCATAATAAGATTGCAATGCAGATGGCACACCAGTTAATTGGTGTAACACAGCAAGAACAAGGTGTATCCCGAATTGTGGCTGTAGATATTGATTCTGCTGTAAAATTGGTTGATAGTTAA
- the ompR gene encoding osmolarity response regulator transcription factor OmpR, producing the protein MQGNSTTNKKILVVDDDPRLRELLKKYLTEQGYTVTAVEDGKEMSKACQRENFNIIVLDIMLPGEDGLSICRRLRATNDMTPIIMLTAKSEDIDRIIGLEMGADDYIVKPFNPRELLARINAVLRRNTVEFEHPGAPSTEDLVVNFGPFKLNLSTRTLTKNDEPVPMTTGEFAILKVFARHPREPLSRYKLMELARGKEYENFDRSLDVQISRVRKLIEVNPSYPQFIQTVWGLGYVFVPDPENGFK; encoded by the coding sequence ATGCAAGGGAATTCCACAACTAATAAAAAAATTCTAGTGGTCGATGACGATCCCAGACTTAGAGAACTACTAAAAAAGTATTTAACTGAGCAAGGTTATACAGTAACTGCCGTTGAAGACGGCAAAGAGATGTCTAAAGCTTGCCAGAGAGAAAATTTCAATATTATTGTTCTTGATATTATGCTTCCTGGTGAAGATGGTTTATCTATTTGTAGAAGATTACGAGCTACTAATGATATGACACCTATCATCATGCTAACTGCAAAATCTGAAGATATTGATAGGATTATTGGTTTAGAGATGGGGGCGGATGATTATATAGTTAAACCTTTTAACCCCCGCGAATTGCTTGCACGTATTAATGCAGTGCTTAGAAGAAACACAGTAGAGTTTGAGCATCCTGGAGCTCCTAGTACAGAAGATTTAGTAGTAAATTTTGGACCTTTCAAACTAAACTTATCAACTAGAACCCTTACTAAAAACGATGAACCCGTTCCTATGACTACGGGTGAATTTGCGATTCTTAAGGTATTTGCACGCCACCCAAGAGAGCCTCTTTCTCGTTACAAACTTATGGAATTGGCTCGCGGTAAGGAGTACGAAAACTTTGATAGGAGTCTTGATGTACAAATTTCAAGAGTTAGAAAGCTTATAGAAGTTAATCCATCATACCCACAATTTATTCAGACTGTTTGGGGTCTTGGATATGTATTCGTACCCGATCCTGAAAATGGCTTTAAATAA
- a CDS encoding carboxymuconolactone decarboxylase family protein, with protein MEFLNTLKEAIPDWAKDVRLNLDGTIARSSLSEVEVKGVALSAAYALKDKYLVSLFKEGLDQTELHGALTASSLMGMNNTYYPYANLSEELANIPAKLRMNAYATSGGIEKGHFEIYGLAASIIGKCDHCIKAHIKGAKEAGYTTEQIQDVGRIAAVVNAVAGVLASKDSV; from the coding sequence ATGGAATTTTTAAATACACTTAAAGAAGCAATCCCTGATTGGGCAAAAGACGTAAGGCTAAACCTAGATGGGACTATTGCTAGATCAAGCTTATCTGAAGTTGAAGTGAAAGGTGTTGCACTATCTGCTGCCTATGCTTTGAAAGACAAATATCTAGTTAGCCTATTTAAAGAAGGGCTTGATCAGACTGAGTTACATGGTGCCTTAACTGCTTCATCGCTTATGGGGATGAATAACACTTATTATCCATATGCAAATTTAAGCGAAGAGTTAGCTAATATACCAGCGAAACTTCGCATGAATGCATATGCTACAAGCGGTGGCATCGAAAAAGGTCATTTTGAAATATATGGTTTAGCTGCTTCAATAATCGGCAAGTGCGACCATTGCATTAAAGCTCATATAAAAGGGGCTAAAGAAGCTGGTTACACTACCGAGCAAATTCAGGATGTAGGACGCATAGCGGCAGTGGTTAATGCCGTAGCAGGCGTACTAGCAAGCAAAGACTCTGTCTAA
- the lplT gene encoding lysophospholipid transporter LplT produces MRKGFYTLLLAQALSSLADNALFIAAIELIHEISGPKWLDSALKWAFAASYVVLAAHIGAVADTYPKGRVMFVTNGIKILGCLTMFAVGFFGTGSEHTQPLMITVAYGLVGVGAAAYSPAKYGLVTELLHPKFLVRGNSWMEGLTVLSIILGFVLGGFLINHKFVNWALQFWIFQNFQQYPAMIAILIIGLVYISASVCNLFIPRTKYIYPKQPKNPFTLIKVFSSYVGILWKDKVGQVSMAVTTLFWGAGAVVQLVIIKWGEVHLGYDTSESAFLMGIASIGTVLGAGIAGKVPLKKAFNVLPVGVAMGLVTICLIFVKQLWAVYLVLIFIGGLSGFFVVPMNAILQHRGHVLLSAGHSIAVQNFNEQLNILLFVGIYGWLVHSGLDIYKIIWIFGITVSASMFFLILLYKHNSRKYKEAFDEIGSRSHGRLTQKNS; encoded by the coding sequence GTGAGAAAAGGCTTCTACACCCTTTTATTAGCTCAAGCATTGTCCTCATTAGCCGATAATGCTCTTTTTATAGCCGCTATAGAACTTATTCATGAAATTTCTGGACCTAAATGGCTCGATTCTGCTTTGAAATGGGCTTTTGCGGCTTCATATGTAGTATTGGCTGCACATATAGGTGCTGTAGCTGATACATACCCCAAAGGTAGAGTTATGTTCGTGACAAACGGCATTAAGATTCTAGGCTGTCTTACTATGTTTGCTGTTGGCTTTTTTGGAACTGGTTCCGAGCACACCCAGCCTCTTATGATTACTGTAGCATATGGACTGGTTGGTGTCGGAGCCGCTGCATATTCTCCAGCAAAATATGGTTTAGTAACTGAACTTTTACATCCCAAATTCCTAGTCCGCGGAAATAGCTGGATGGAAGGCCTAACAGTACTTTCGATTATTTTAGGTTTTGTACTTGGCGGTTTTTTAATTAATCATAAATTTGTAAATTGGGCATTGCAGTTTTGGATTTTTCAAAATTTCCAACAATACCCAGCCATGATTGCCATCCTAATTATTGGTTTAGTATACATATCAGCTTCAGTATGCAATCTGTTTATTCCTCGAACTAAATACATTTATCCAAAACAGCCTAAAAATCCTTTCACTCTAATTAAAGTTTTTAGTTCCTATGTCGGTATTTTATGGAAGGACAAAGTAGGACAAGTTTCTATGGCGGTTACTACATTGTTTTGGGGTGCAGGTGCTGTTGTTCAATTAGTAATTATCAAATGGGGCGAGGTTCATTTAGGTTATGACACATCTGAATCTGCTTTTTTGATGGGTATTGCCTCCATAGGTACAGTTTTAGGTGCTGGTATAGCTGGCAAAGTGCCTCTAAAAAAAGCATTTAATGTACTTCCTGTGGGCGTTGCGATGGGCTTGGTCACCATCTGTTTAATCTTTGTAAAACAATTATGGGCCGTATATTTAGTGCTTATTTTTATTGGCGGACTTTCAGGATTCTTTGTTGTACCTATGAATGCAATTCTTCAACATAGAGGGCATGTTTTATTATCTGCTGGTCATTCGATTGCAGTGCAAAATTTTAATGAGCAATTAAATATTCTGCTATTTGTTGGTATATATGGATGGCTTGTTCACTCAGGGTTGGATATCTACAAAATTATCTGGATTTTTGGAATTACAGTCTCTGCGTCGATGTTCTTTCTTATTTTGCTATACAAACACAATAGTAGAAAATATAAAGAAGCTTTTGATGAGATTGGCTCTAGAAGCCATGGACGACTTACTCAAAAAAATTCATAA
- a CDS encoding peroxiredoxin — MKTVGDKLDPFKVTGVKPGFNNPDEDGVSAFEEITESSFPGKWKVIYFYPKDFTFVCPTEIVGFNNLAKDFEDRDAVLMGGSVDNEFVKLAWRRDHSDLSKLGHYSFADTTGSLLDQLGVREKNAGVALRATFIVDPDNVIQHVTVNNLSVGRSPEETLRILDALQTEELCGCNRAAGGATLS; from the coding sequence ATGAAAACTGTTGGTGATAAATTAGACCCATTCAAAGTAACAGGTGTAAAACCTGGTTTTAACAACCCAGACGAAGATGGCGTTAGTGCTTTCGAAGAGATTACTGAAAGCTCATTCCCAGGAAAATGGAAAGTTATCTACTTCTATCCAAAAGACTTTACTTTCGTTTGCCCTACTGAAATCGTTGGTTTTAACAATTTAGCTAAAGATTTCGAGGACCGTGATGCTGTTCTTATGGGTGGCTCAGTGGATAATGAATTCGTTAAACTTGCTTGGCGCCGTGATCATAGCGACCTAAGCAAACTAGGTCACTATTCATTTGCAGACACAACTGGTTCTTTATTAGACCAACTTGGTGTTCGCGAGAAAAATGCTGGAGTTGCATTACGTGCTACATTCATCGTTGACCCGGATAATGTTATTCAGCACGTAACTGTTAATAATCTAAGCGTTGGACGTAGCCCAGAGGAAACTCTTCGCATACTAGATGCTCTTCAAACTGAGGAGCTGTGCGGTTGTAACCGAGCTGCGGGCGGTGCTACTCTTTCTTAA